One part of the Magallana gigas chromosome 5, xbMagGiga1.1, whole genome shotgun sequence genome encodes these proteins:
- the LOC105343372 gene encoding oogenesin-3 gives MFKALDKVNYARLDLCSHLQQPKKKLGVPSLLKLCCQKINSCHVDLIREALSCIPNHLAPVLLEIAIDRVAPVAIITLISNWPLPVLCFGDVVHPENKDIFTEEMGLDLMVFKGVIERTKSCKIKVLDLRGFKLNATFSKLIVQMWPILSLKKHQLKPKKLAKIIAKAADVEFSRYMEELLPRMLNDILSHEMVQDTQILIRIPRGEKMIVKIDNIHFTASNTFFMDYLICNCLRSVTPVAITVSNIHIKSDLAIGEEVMDSLAPFIVLKGQDINTLEGLSLRQLEEGIFFMVSPNLKKFSRLRSLDLQDCNIYLQEGKTRSRTIGRAIMVRTLSCFENLVRLDLSFNYLLGCLGEILDALKLPLEFLSLRNCDLNEDDLECLANSKHALSLQELNLSKICQFSIYDNDRISSNNLFKVVFCFKNVKLLNLAQNHFQDSSIPSFCEKLPQNLKKLQYLDIAGNVLTEDSTLQICKALAKVKTFQWFRLTCSNNLLDEALGHLNQAHENAVQAKQRICGLLSALGRTDIHIEIVKLSYAIFVDLMDVMEL, from the exons ATGTTTAAAGCTTTAGATAAGGTCAACTATGCCAGACTAGATCTTTGTAGTCATCTACAACAGCCCAAGAAGAAGCTAGGGGTGCCATCTCTGTTGAAACTGTGCTGTCAGAAAATAAACAGTTGTCATGTAGATCTCATCAGGGAAGCCTTATCATGTATCCCTAACCACTTAGCTCCAGTGCTGTTGGAGATCGCCATTGATAGAGTGGCCCCAGTAGCCATTATTACACTCATCTCCAACTGGCCTTTGCCTGTCTTATG TTTTGGTGATGTTGTGCATCCAGAAAACAAAGATATATTTACTGAAGAGATGGGCTTGGATTTAATGGTGTTCAAAGGAGTCATTGAGAGAACCAAATCCTGCAAAATCAAAGTCTTAGACCTTCGAGGATTCAAGCTGA ATGCAACTTTTAGCAAGCTAATTGTGCAGATGTGGCCCATATTATCCCTGAAGAAACAtcaattaaaaccaaaaaagCTGGCCAAGATAATTGCCAAAGCTGCAG ATGTGGAGTTTAGTCGGTACATGGAGGAACTCCTTCCCAGGATGTTAAACGATATTCTGTCTCATGAAATGGTTCAGGACACACAGATATTAATCCGTATACCTCGCG GAGAAAAGATGATCGTGAAGATAGACAACATTCACTTCACGGCCAGCAACACATTTTTTATGGACTACTTGATCTGTAACTGCCTAAGATCTGTCACTCCCGTAGCCATCACAGTCTCCAACATTCATATCAA GTCAGACCTTGCAATAGGAGAAGAAGTGATGGATTCCTTGGCTCCTTTTATTGTACTTAAAGGACAAGACATAAAT ACTCTTGAAGGTCTATCCCTAAGACAATTAGAAGAGGGAATATTTTTCATGGTGTCACCCAACCTGAAGAAATTTTCCAGATTGCGTTCGCTCGATTTGCAAGACTGCAACATTTACTTACAAGAAGGCAAAACGCGAAGTAGAACAATTGGCCGCGCCATCATGGTCAGGACATTGTCATGTTTTGAGAACTTAGTCCGACTAGATCTAAGTTTCAATTACCTCCTCGGTTGCTTGGGAGAAATCTTAGACGCATTAAAACTTCCATTAGAATTTCTTAGTCTACGAAACTGTGATTTAAATGAAGATGACTTGGAGTGTTTAGCCAACTCAAAACATGCTCTCTCCCTGCAGGAGTTGAATTTGAGCAAAATTTGTCAGTTTTCCATTTATGACAATGACAGAATATCGTCCAATAACTTGTTCAAGGTTGTGTTCTGTTTTAAGAATGTTAAACTGCTCAATCTAGCCCAAAACCACTTTCAGGATTCTTCGATTCCAAGTTTTTGTGAAAAGCTAcctcaaaatttgaagaaactGCAGTATTTAGACATTGCTGGAAATGTTCTCACTGAAGACAGTACACTCCAAATATGCAAAGCTCTTGCCAAAGTGAAAACCTTTCAGTGGTTTCGGCTAACTTGTTCAAACAATCTTTTAGACGAAGCTTTGGGACATCTTAATCAAGCACATGAAAATGCAGTGCAGGCCAAACAACGGATCtgtggtttactgtcagccctGGGTAGAACTGATATCCACATCGAAATTGTGAAGTTATCGTACGCAATATTTGTAGATCTCATGGATGTGATGGAGCTGTGA
- the LOC105343380 gene encoding uncharacterized protein translates to MSNLTVFAFRMTLPREMYSVFVFGLTLTSLVEWSSQHGLLLSPPQRGSLWRYGYDTPPNYDDNGLFCGGLEEYIKTGGKCGVCGDAYSGPREHEAGGKYAKGIIVEQLPAESTEMKTTIQITSYHKGFFEFRICPHNDIRRPVAQECLDEHLMIIKEGSPESSYTRFYPSNPKVTGKDKYHLTLLIPRGMRCEQCVLQWTYNTGNSWGTDKNGTSCLGCGLQEVFKNCADISIGGTPSVETAQAALIKSEIKEDKTKLQHEIKSGLFHEVRKAIENTKAAKHVQHPQPQSIQKISSPTPVFSTKTYTSGVPQTTFSAKSLVQNRNLFMPVGGLTFLSQIKNRLAKQLSWLKQVPFHHASLLSDQTPDNRFTLASKIKFMPDNTKNQEYRTTAMASNLSPKIRYHMGPQSSFNLYTNPSLSFFESGGHTARVSRPDVNPTVAYKIMSPVTTTKVTKAPTQRPTEASLPTTTDPLDVSQWGEETVTKLPKKYQSYFRKYREAKSTLDVLERNPKKVLSMSKYRRYRKRKNGQNRLKNSLERDVKRWSSRLEKIAKKLHQ, encoded by the exons ATGTCCAACTTAACAGTGTTTGCATTTCGTATGACATTGCCGAGAG aaatgtATTCAGTCTTCGTGTTCGGATTAACGCTGACGTCACTTGTTGAATGGAGTAGCCAACATGGATTGCTCCTATCCCCTCCTCAGAGAGGCTCCCTCTGGCGGTACGGATACGACACACCCCCTAACTATGACGACAACGGACTATTCTGTGGTGGCTTAGAG GAATACATTAAAACTGGCGGGAAATGCGGAGTATGTGGAGATGCTTACAGTGGACCTCGCGAACACGAGGCTGGTGGAAAATACGCTAAAGGAATAATCGTGGAGCAGCTTCCCGCGGAATCCACAGAAATGAAAACTACCATCCAGATCACCAGCTACCACAAAGGGTTCTTCGAGTTCAGAATCTGTCCACACAATGACATCCGCAGACCCGTGGCCCAGGAATGCCTTGACGAACACCTTATGATCATCAAGGAGGGGTCCCCAGAAAGTTCCTACACCCGTTTCTACCCATCAAATCCAAAGGTGACGGGAAAAGACAAATACCACTTGACACTGCTTATCCCGAGAGGAATGCGTTGTGAGCAGTGTGTTCTGCAGTGGACGTACAACACAG gAAACAGCTGGGGTACCGACAAGAATGGTACCAGTTGTTTAGGATGCGGATTACAGGAGGTATTCAAAAACTGCGCGGATATCAGCATTGGAGGGACGCCTTCAGTTGAAACTGCACAAGCCGCGCTTATCAAATCTGAAATCAAAGAAGACAAAACCAAACTGCAACATGAAATCAAATCAGGGTTATTTCACGAAGTTCGAAAAGCTATTGAAAATACCAAAGCAGCGAAGCACGTTCAGCACCCACAGCCACAGTCAATTCAGAAAATTTCTTCTCCCACTCCGGTATTTTCGACTAAAACTTACACGTCAGGTGTTCCACAGACGACATTTTCGGCTAAATCATTGGTGCAGAATAGGAATTTATTCATGCCTGTTGGGGGATTAACCTTCCTCTCTCAAATCAAGAACCGTTTGGCGAAACAGTTGAGTTGGTTGAAACAGGTTCCATTTCATCATGCTAGCCTCCTCTCAGATCAAACGCCAGATAACCGTTTTACATTGGCCAGCAAAATCAAGTTTATGCCAGACAACACTAAAAATCAAGAATATCGTACAACAGCTATGGCATCAAACCTTTCGCCTAAAATTAGATACCACATGGGCCCTCAGTCCTCCTTCAACTTGTACACAAATCCGTCCCTGTCCTTTTTTGAATCAGGAGGACACACTGCGAGAGTTTCTCGTCCTGATGTCAACCCTACCGTAGCTTACAAAATAATGTCTCCAGTAACGACGACCAAGGTAACTAAAGCACCCACCCAGAGACCCACAGAGGCCTCTCTCCCTACCACCACCGACCCCCTAGACGTGTCACAGTGGGGGGAGGAAACGGTAACCAAACTTCCCAAGAAATACCAGAGTTACTTCCGAAAGTACAGGGAGGCCAAATCGACGTTGGATGTCTTAGAAAGGAATCCCAAGAAGGTGTTGAGCATGTCTAAATACAGAAGATACCGAAAACGAAAGAACGGACAAAATAGATTAAAGAATAGTCTGGAGAGAGACGTAAAACGCTGGTCTTCTCGCCTGGAGAAAATAGCGAAAAAGTTACATCAGTGA